The stretch of DNA TACGTGAACACAGTTCATTGCTGTATCCAAAAAACGCAagttaaaacacacaaaggcaAAGACAAAACCATATATTATCAGGACCCACTGCTGTATTAGAAACACTGCTGCCTTCTCTAGGCCCAAGCTCTTTTAAGACAGACTGCGtggaaatggaaaaatgtcctaTGGTCTAACATTAATATatgatattaaaatgtaaaattcttTTTTAGAAATCATGGATGCTGCATCTTCTGGGCTAAAGAGGAGAGACACTATACGGCTTGTAATAAGTGTACATTTCAAAAGCCAGAATCCATGACGATGTGGAGGTGAATCcgtgaaggcactgttaatgcttaATGATATACACAGGTTTTGGTGCAACATGCTGTTATCCAAACAACGTTTTTCTGGGAAAGACTTGTTTATTTCATTAAGACAAGGCTCATTTGTATTCTGCAtgaattacaacagcatggctccttagaaaaaaaaatctggagcTAAACTAGTCCAGACCTGACTGTGTATCATGAAAACACTATAATGGAGACCCAGAGAaactgagcagctgaaatcctataacaaGTAAAAATCGGATACCAGTTCACTTTCAAAATAATAGCGACTGGTCTCTTTAATTCCCAAACCTTTACAGCTTGTCATTAAAATAAGAAGGAATGCAACACAGTGGCAAATATGCCCctgtcccagcttttttggaACGAGTTGCTGGTATCACATTTAAACTGGGccaattttaaaaaacaaaaaatgtatacatatattttgCAAAAAATCCCAACTTCTTTGGAAATGGGGTGGTGAAATGTTTTatcttaatattaaaatgtttatcCTTATGATGTGTAAACAAAGATAAAATAGGTCAATGACTTTTCACCTTGAAACAAAGGCAGACCGTTTGAGAGCTTGTTTACCCCTTGAATTTACGTAAGTTTCACATCTGGATCCATCTGGATGTACTTTGGCTGGACTTTATTAACACTTTTGAATTAAAATATGTTCCTAGTTTGTTGAGATGAAATCTGAAATTACTAATTTCCTAATTAAAAGCACATTAAGACAGCAAATAAACCTACAGCAAAAACGTTTTCACACTGATTAATTTCATGTGTATCAAGGGCAGTCAGAAATGGGGCAAGACTAAATTTTACGCAGATACAAAAGACACAGATCAAGAGACACTCACCCGAGACTATATTGACGATGCGGTAGGGGATTCCTAGTGACTGATAAAACTCCTCGGCGGTTCCTATCATCTCGTCAAACATCTCCCACGACTTGCCGTCATGAGGGGAGGCGTACACGAACTGTTCAATCtgcacaagaaaaacaagaaaagagaTGTAATTCCAGGATCAGAAAAAGATGATAATACTGATATATCACCACTCAGGCAAACGCTTATAGGCCCCATCCACACTGTGTTGTGGCCTGTTCCCAGGAAAAGGTGTTAGATCACTGAAACTGGAGGTTTTTGAAAAACCAAGGTGATTTTTGTTGTCAGTCAAATCGTGTTTCAGAGTTTTTCGAAAATGATGATGTCACCCAGCGTGTTTCTGCCTGAAATTCAAATACCTCCTCACTCCCTACAGAGTGAAGTACATAAGTCATAAAACTACAACGTATACATTCAGATATCAGtcaatttcagattcccacatatgaataaatctaagttatttattaaaattatataatgcAGTAATTACACGTGTAGTGATTATGGAACAATTTGTGATTAAACcgctgtgtttctctcatgcttcttggtgttttgatgtctctctttaagaggtactatggctCCATACTGGACCTGTGTGATAAAAATTCAGGAAGAGAACCATGTGAACAGGGTCTTTAGGGTTTTTGTTTCTGGGTTCCCACCACAGTTGTAGAGTgtcattcacttttacagcactcccACCTCCAGAACTGACCTAGTGtggtttctacagtgctgagcctggagtagtaacaacagaggctctattctttcTGTTACAGTGTTAGAGAAGATGTAATTTTAGCGTAAAAACACCACTTAGTGTTGCTTTTTTTGACTTTACAAGTTTAACAAGCGTCTTTTCTAAACACACCTTCTCAAACTGGTGAACCCTGAAGATACCACGAGTGTCTCGGCCATGGGAGCCCACTTCCTGTCTGAAGCAGGTAGACATGCCAGCAAACCGGATGGGAAGGTCCTCCGGCTTCAGCCATTCCTCTCTCAGGAAAGCTGCAATTGGCTGCTCAGAAGTGGCAATCAAATATTTCTCGTCCACTGAAGTGTCATCAGACTTCTCACTGCTCTTTCCGATCACCTGGGGAACATCAGGAAGTTGGTAAACGATTTGGACTCAAAGCTGACAGACGATAACAGGAGGCACTGGAGgatcacctcaaataatacagactccacgaggagagatttggacaaagttaaacacattcacacacagaggatcacactggaggaatgtgattgggtttattctaatggtgggggttatttgttgtttgtttgtttgtttttagcaaataaacactcagataaatagctttttaaatctcaatctaTAACCAAAAGTTTGATCGATTACCAAAACTTGATCGATTGATTGACTGAACAGTTCTGGCAACAGAAAAACCATCAAAGCAAAGGTTTAAGCTGCAGACCTTATACAGCTCCTCGTCAAACTGACTGAGCTGCGCGACTTCTTGCATGACTTCTTTCCGCATGAAGAAAGGTGTATAGAGGACAGTGTAGTTCTTGCTGTAGAGGATCCGCAGGGCGTAGTTGATCAAAGCCTGCTCCAGGAAAACCAGAGGTCCCTAAAGAAAAGCACAAGTGtcagtaaacaaagagaaagagtgcCAACAGCTTTCAACTTAATGTGGTCAATATGCGagcacagtcatgtaaacatcGATTTATGCTTTTGGTTTCCTGTTGTGATCCAATGCCCGTCTGGGCCTAAAGCAATGGCTTTGAACCTGTCTCGTCCAAACAAATTAAGCTTTCAAAAGCATGTCAGAGTTATTATTTATGATTTGTTTCAGCCAGGAAATAAAGGCAATAAAAACAGTCTGGAAGCATTACATTAAAGCTGTATGTAAACCACGTGCTGCCCAGATAAGGACATTTTACTGGGTGTAAAAATGCCCTTCTGTTAGCTAAGCACAACTGAGTTGGCCTTGGGTTGTACAAGTCCCTGCATGAACGCTACTGTATGATCCGCAACTGAAATGCGCTGTCTCTTTCCAGTCAGTCAATGCCTATATCATGTTGGTACCCTGCAAATAAGAAACACATGTTCTGGGTTGATGAAAAACAGCGTCCACGAAGCATGTGGCGTGTGCTTCTTTAACAAAAGAAGCTCCTAAAGATACATGAActacactgaacaaaaacaaagcctGTATATTTAGCCGTAAACCAACCTTCAGGAAATATCCCCTGCTGCCAGCGACGATGGCACCCTTCTCTCCTTCGTAGCCATCGACCATGACCACCAGGTCCACGTGAGAGTACTTCTTCTGCACTGTGCAGTCGCCCCAGGTGCGCTCAACCTTGTTGTCATTGTCCTTGGGGGAAAGAAGCTCAAATCAATGAAACCGATCAGCAAGCATCTGAAGTCAAACTGTGGCCTTTTGGCTTGATACATCCTCagaagatttttattatttttttattattaatttcttGAAGCAACAACAAATAAAGCTACAGAAGTCTACACTGGACGTGAAACAGTCTGAAAAGAGTGTGTGTAGTTTCTACACttgtcagccataacattatgaccatctccTAGTTTCTACACgtactgtccattctctgtagttccacaatcACAGACTTTAGTCTATCCAGCCGACTGTccgagctactgtctctgactctacatctacaaggtggaccaacgagggaggagtgtctcacagagtggacagagagtggacacagggtttaaaaactccagcagcactgctgtgtctgatccacacactaacacaccaccaccacgtcagtgtcactgcagcactgagaatgatccaccaccacatcacacctgctttgtgggggtcctgagcgctggagagcagggtgaaatgggaagaataaagtatgcagagcaacaaatggactacagtctgtaattataaaagtaCAAAGTGCTCCAGTGGACAGCGGAGGTGAGAggctggacagtgagtgtagaaacaagatggTGGTCATAATTTTATGGACGTTGTGTAAAATAGAAGCAGACATCAGTCAGTAAATACATcaacaattaattaataactcTTAGTTAGAGACTAACTCTTAGTAGAGACTAAGGATGAAGGCCTTCGTGGTGAAACAAGTCCAAGCAATGAGGCAACTGTAGCACATGTACACACTCGCTCACTGTGAACTGTGAACTGAATTTCATTCTCAGTTCATGTAGTGAATTCATTTCCATTTACAGCTCAAAAGTGTTCTTTCTCTGAACTCATTTAAAGAGTCAAatagaactctctctctctctctcatatacacacacctccTGTTCCTGTTGTACACCTCCTACCACACTAAATCACTCCACGTTTGAGCCAGGAGCTGCGCTGTAGTGTTACATTTCTCCATTAAAGCTTCTGTGTTTGAGGCTAAAGCTCTTCTTGAAGCTTCGAATCAGCAGTTTACACGACTATCATtcaaaatcatcaaaactacactgagaaaTGATGAGAAACTGAGAAAATAACGGTTTCCTCTCAGCAGTTTGTCTCACACTGCACACTACGCTTTTATCTCCCTCCCAAACACAAAAGGAAGTACTAGTCTTTAACTCAAGATTTGAGATTATAAATGCTTTAACAGATAGACACTAAGGGTAAATATAAATCCACTGTGGCTCTTACATTGATTCTttagttttacatttaaataataaacaaaatcttCAGCGTTAAAAAGAAACAATGCAAATTGTGCGactaaatctttttttaatcattggacAGCACTATTATTTACACtggatttttaaaagaaataatcaTCAGAGATTGGGATTTTAGAAAAACTCTGACAAACTCTGACcttcagaaggtagattactGTGGTGGATGTAAACACACTCAATGTGGATAAACAAAGCCAAACTCTCCGGTCATTGCTAATGCCACCATGCGACTGGTAGGAGACCCTCACCTCATCGTTGCTGATAGGAACAGAGGGGTGCAGGAGGTTGCCGATTTCTCTCAGATACTCAAAGCGTTCTCCCTCCAGCTTTAACCTCTCGCCGTCTGTTTTCTGAATCGCTTCGTCCACCAACGCACGCACCTTCTTAATCTGAGTCACTGTCAGGGCCTGGCACACAACGGAGAAAAGCACGAGATGCACACAATGGACAGAGGAGCGTTAAACACAGACAGCTGCACACATCCTGAgaacattgttgttgttgtgtagtTCATcagttaatattaataatgtttgGCACCTTTCAACAGAAACAGCTCCACATACAAATGGTTGCCATGTGTTAACGTTTCATCAAATGACAACTTTATAAACACTAAGTGGGGAAAAAGCATAAATATATTTGGTGTCAGCTCTGAACACGTCTCACCGATAACGTATCTGCAGTGAGAGCCTCCAGGTTCTGTGCTTCTTCTGGCAGCGTCTCATCGTCCCCAACTGGCTCCTTCTTCTGCTCAGGGCAAAAAAATCAGCGGAATATCTAAttacaacaataataaacacagaCTAATAACCAAGCAGACAGTGCAGAGACAGCCACATCCACACACTCCAAACAAAGCATGTTATACACGAGAAACCCATGTTGCCTAAACACCAGCCAGAACCTTCTCCTGGAAAATAATGCCTGCAGGGTCTGTTAGATACCGCTCTACGTTTTCCAGAGCATTTTTACTGGTCCGTTCATTATGgcatattttacacagtgtgaaggacagctgctgtgttcagatgatttttttaataatgggtttaaatggagatacatgtttttgattggacagcacCAATTTAAgcaccatttttaaaatggtgtttCTAATACGTCACTCCAAACTCTAAAGTCAGtgttttacatttgaaaaagcTCATGTGCCTTGTTTATAACTCACTAACACCCTGACAtttcaccctgaggaaacccacgcagacacagagagaacacaccacactcttcacagacagtcaccctgaggaaaccagctgtgtgcagctgtgtgactgcaacattaacctgctgcgccaccgtgtcgccttTTAACCGGCTATATTTATCATAAAAATTAATcactttaacatttattttattgcaatATTTCGGCCTGTCGGTCAATATATCGTACTGATATCGTTTAAAAagatattaaatacattttaagattATTTTACGTCACTAACATAATGCCAATATAATAACAATGCAGTTACAATGCTTTAAAGTTCAATAAAATATTAGTTAAATATATGTAGGTATTGCAGTCTTAAACGTGAATGAATAAAACTAAAGTACTGATATAAAACCCCAGATTTCAAACAAATCAATGTAATGGCACCAAAACAGGGTCCAGATGAAatcagagaacagagcaaagtGGGTTGTTATAACACTGATGTTTAtgttatttacttattacttacagtaaattattcagTTAACTGTAAACAAACAGTAAAGACAAAGGGCAAACATTACTGAGTAAATGTCCACATAATGTATGATGTCAATAATCTAAATATTGCCACTGGCCTGGCCATTGTATATTCTTAATAATAAtctttttaatctgtgtttttctgtgtgataTCACAATGAATATCGTTACCGGTTCTGGTGGACGATCAGTGTCCTTCCTCGTGTCATTTTGATTAAACTGAACAACTGAGGATGTGTAAAACCGTCCACTGCCAGGATCTAACCTGTGAGACTGTGTTCGGATCACCACAGAGATACATATATAATACAAgacatttcaaatgtttaatACATAAAATGTGACTTCATACCTTCATTTTCTCACCGATGGACTTGCTGCATAAATTCTTTGCCTTGTTGAGGTTGTCGGCGGTGAAGCGGCCTGGCGGAGGAAGAGAAAACAAACGGTTGATTGGCCACAGTCCATTTTTAACCCTATTCTCAGCAGTGGTTACTGGTCTCTACAGCATCTGctcacattttaaagtgttttctcggcctctctcacactgtggcAGTGGATTACACTGGAGCAGATTAAACTCCCACACTGTTGTTTATGTGAACACACTTTTAATAGAGATGTCCATGAATAGTCGAGTCCTCGGTTTCCTGACAGAGGACCACTGTATGGACATTATTAAAACTGCTTTGATCGGAGAACTACAAACGTTATGATTTCTTCAGTAAATAAGACCACTCTGACATTCACAACACGATCTAATGTAAGGAATGCTTTCATTGTACTGTGTTAAGTTTAATGAGGGGGTTAATattcatttctaaaaatccatATCGTGAAAGTGGTgctattctgacttgtttacagaATGACGTCATGGAGTTACGTACAGCAACAAGTagacaacaaaacaacaaaaagagtTTGTTTTGGAGGAGGTtcagttacaaaatatcagatgtacaataaaccaagGTAACTGTAAGATACGGGGAAACATTAAAAATCTGTGTCACAGCCTCAAGCAGAAGCACCCAGCTGAGCaccagaaaagaaaaagaaaatgtctcGAGAAGAGCTCAGCAGCCAATGTGAGCTCTAACCGAAGCTGAGAGACGACACTGACTCAGCAGAGCATctattttccatttgtttttttatttaccatGAAGCGTTATGtctttctgttgtttgtttgtttgtttttttaaagtctattgtttatttacatgCAATACATTTACTGCACTTAGGTTTGTCGTAGGTTCAATTTTTACAGTAATTATGTTATACAAAAATCATATTCTTGGtaagttactgttgtttacagGTAGTTCACGGTTTGTTTGTTCCTACTGAATGGTTTCAActgctattcattcattcattgtctgtaacccttatccagttcagggtcgcggtgggtccagagcctaccttagAATCACAaggtgcaagacaggaatacaacctggagagggcgccagtccttcacagagcaacacacacacactcatacactcacacctagggacacttttgagtcgccaatccacctaccaatgtgtatttttggactgtggaaggaaaccggagcacccggaggaaacccacacagacacagggagaacacaccacactcctcacagacagtcacccagaggaaacccacacagacacagggagaacacaccacactcttcacagacagtcacccagaggaaacccacacagacacagggagaacacaccacactcctcacagacagtcacccggaggaaacccacacagacacagagagaacacaccacactcctcacagacagtcacccggaggaaacccacacagacacagggagaacacaccacactcctcacagacagtcacccgg from Hoplias malabaricus isolate fHopMal1 chromosome 5, fHopMal1.hap1, whole genome shotgun sequence encodes:
- the sars1 gene encoding serine--tRNA ligase, cytoplasmic, translating into MVLDLDLFRKDKGGDPGIVRETQRKRFKDVSLVDKLVQTDTEWRKCRFTADNLNKAKNLCSKSIGEKMKKKEPVGDDETLPEEAQNLEALTADTLSALTVTQIKKVRALVDEAIQKTDGERLKLEGERFEYLREIGNLLHPSVPISNDEDNDNKVERTWGDCTVQKKYSHVDLVVMVDGYEGEKGAIVAGSRGYFLKGPLVFLEQALINYALRILYSKNYTVLYTPFFMRKEVMQEVAQLSQFDEELYKVIGKSSEKSDDTSVDEKYLIATSEQPIAAFLREEWLKPEDLPIRFAGMSTCFRQEVGSHGRDTRGIFRVHQFEKIEQFVYASPHDGKSWEMFDEMIGTAEEFYQSLGIPYRIVNIVSGALNHAASKKLDLEAWFPGSQAFRELVSCSNCTDYQARRLRIRYGQTKKMMDKADFVHMLNATMCATTRVICAILENFQTEEGIIIPEPLKNFMPPGLTEIIKFVKPAPIDQELSKKQKKQQEGGKKKKNQAEDPDLQDKVENMSVNDS